In the Populus trichocarpa isolate Nisqually-1 chromosome 1, P.trichocarpa_v4.1, whole genome shotgun sequence genome, one interval contains:
- the LOC7480114 gene encoding hydroxymethylglutaryl-CoA lyase, mitochondrial-like — protein MSSLEEPLGFDKLPSMNTIDRIQSFSYSACRPRVDDMGMGYCWIEGRGCSSSNSCEEDYEYTRETFPCKRHTRDLSQGNRRTLSLGSNHVVSGSICDSQYFPDHQYRAFVPMLEAAMAVFPVEKLSVHFHDTYGQYLPNIYVSLQVGISTVDSSIAGLGGCPYAKGASGNVATEDVVYMLHGLGVITNVDLVKLLSAGDFICLQLGCPSGSKTAVALSQVTADASKI, from the exons ATGTCGAGTTTGGAAGAGCCGCTTGGTTTCGACAAGTTGcctagcatgaacaccattgaCCGAATTCAAAGTTTCTCCTATAGTGCTTGCCGGCCCAGGGTTGATGATATGGGAATGGGATATTGCTGGATTGAGGGAAGGGGTTGCAGCTCATCCAACAGTTGTGA GGAAGATTATGAGTATACAAGAGAGACATTTCCTTGCAAAAGACACACAAGGGACCTGTCCCAAGGAAACAGGAGGACTCTGAGCTTAGGCAGCAACCATGTGGTGTCTGGAAGCATTTGTGATTCACAGTATTTTCCTGATCATCAGTATA GGGCTTTTGTTCCCATGCTTGAAGCTGCAATGGCTGTTTTTCCTGTCGAGAAGCTTTCCGTCCACTTCCATGATACTTATGGGCAATATCTTCCAAATATTTATGTGTCCCTCCAG GTGGGGATTAGCACAGTGGACTCTTCTATTGCGGGTTTAGGTGGATGTCCATATGCAAAAGGAGCATCAGGCAATGTTGCTACTGAAGATGTTGTCTACATGCTTCATGGACTTGGTGTGATAACCAACGTGGATCTGGTGAAACTCCTCTCTGCTGGGGATTTCATTTGCTTGCAATTAGGTTGTCCATCCGGATCAAAGACAGCTGTGGCTTTAAGCCAAGTTACAGCCGATGCCTCTAAGATATAA
- the LOC7480111 gene encoding heat stress transcription factor B-4b: MAFTVDRCEEMVFTVESQKAVPAPFLTKTYQLVDDPLTDHIVSWGDDETSFVVWRPPEFSRDLLPNYFKHNNFSSFVRQLNTYGFKKVVADRWEFANEYFRKGAKHLLSEIHRRKTSQHHHQHYPEQPPQFFQPEDGFSWIDPPFQSPKSSTDILTALSEDNQRLRRKNCMLLSELSHMKNLYNDIIYFIQNHVKPMPYEQKAYNAAPKLIELGSSCQDQTICSSIQRAKNGTVLGQHSLTLSTEESTSPVKLFGVPLSGNKRLHPEVID, from the exons ATGGCTTTTACAGTGGATAGATGTGAAGAGATGGTGTTTACTGTGGAGTCTCAAAAGGCAGTTCCTGCACCATTCTTAACAAAAACATATCAGCTGGTTGATGATCCTCTTACTGACCACATTGTGTCTTGGGGTGATGATGAAACCAGCTTTGTTGTGTGGAGACCTCCTGAGTTTTCAAGGGATCTTCTTCCCAACTATTTCAAGCACAACAACTTCTCAAGCTTCGTCAGGCAGCTCAATACCTAT GGATTCAAGAAGGTAGTAGCTGACAGATGGGAGTTTGCAAATGAGTACTTCAGAAAAGGAGCAAAGCACTTGTTATCTGAGATCCACAGGAGAAAAACATCCCAACACCATCACCAGCACTACCCTGAGCAACCACCCCAATTTTTCCAACCAGAAGATGGTTTTAGTTGGATCGACCCTCCATTTCAATCTCCAAAATCAAGTACTGACATCCTAACTGCACTCTCAGAAGATAATCAGCGACTGAGAAGGAAAAACTGCATGCTTTTATCAGAACTCTCCCACATGAAGAACCTCTATAATGACATTATCTACTTCATCCAAAACCATGTAAAACCAATGCCCTATGAGCAAAAGGCTTATAATGCAGCACCTAAGCTAATAGAACTGGGCTCTTCATGTCAGGATCAAACCATTTGTTCTAGCATTCAAAGAGCTAAGAATGGTACTGTTTTGGGTCAGCATTCATTGACATTAAGTACTGAGGAATCAACTAGTCCTGTGAAGCTCTTTGGAGTCCCTCTCAGTGGCAATAAAAGGCTGCATCCAGAAGTGATCGATTAG
- the LOC7480112 gene encoding F-box protein At2g26850: MLLYFFITCFSFVLLLKPLPLKPLPPWTSEMRLLSFWFLKDLLLFSYLGSLRSTLLKVFHIDRIPLKMTIKNMSLSSSARAEKSSLDGEAGEMSVLDLPELALECILERLPPAGLCSMAGVCTSLRERCVSDHLWEKHMKQKWGRVIGPAAYREWQWHLASRKDLGSCKQGKPKGLTRLLSMFWPSSWSTPKADPINNSKQRSSLPVNSIMSWYLALETGKFWFPAQVFNRENGHVGFMLSCYDANLSYDPGTDTFQVRYPPHGRRAIATESGVPWERLRAPPFDTSPHDLHISDCLNDLRPGDHIEIQWRRNKEFPYGWWYGVVGHLELCDGNENYCRCHNSDTVVLEFHQYTPGSRWRSTAVNRKEHREEGDEADGFYGGIRKLYNNEEISRWKRLWPTEVLE; the protein is encoded by the exons ATGCTACTTTACTTCTTCATTACTTGTTTCTCCTTCGTCCTATTGTTAAAGCCCCTCCCTCTCAAGCCTTTGCCTCCATGGACAAGTGAAATGAGATTGTTGTCATTCTGGTTCTTGAAGGACTTGCTTCTCTTCTCTTATTTAGGGTCATTAAGGAGTACCCTTTTGAAAGTTTTTCATATCGATAGAATCCCTTTAAAAATGACAATTAAGAATATGAGCCTAAGTTCAAGTGCAAGAGCAGAAAAAAGTTCTCTTGATGGTGAAGCTGGAGAGATGTCTGTTTTGGACTTGCCTGAATTGGCCTTGGAATGCATTCTTGAGAGGTTGCCTCCTGCAGGGCTCTGTAGCATGGCAGGCGTGTGTACTTCTTTGAGGGAAAGGTGTGTGAGTGATCATTTATGGGAAAAACATATGAAGCAGAAATGGGGCAGGGTTATTGGCCCTGCTGCTTATAGGGAGTGGCAATGGCATTTAGCTTCGAGAAAGGATTTGGGAAGTTGCAAACAAGGAAAGCCAAAAGGTCTTACGAGGCTTCTGTCAATGTTTTGGCCTTCTTCGTGGAGTACCCCAAAGGCTGATCCTATTAACAATAGCAAGCAGAGGAGTTCTCTTCCTGTTAATTCAATCATGTCCTGGTACCTTGCTCTTGAGACTGGCAAGTTTTGGTTCCCTGCTCAAGTCTTTAACCGCGAG AATGGGCACGTCGGATTCATGCTATCATGCTATGATGCTAATCTAAGTTATGATCCAGGGACGGATACATTTCAAGTCAg GTACCCACCACATGGGAGGAGAGCAATTGCCACAGAGAGTGGTGTGCCATGGGAAAGGCTTAGAGCACCACCTTTTGATACCTCCCCGCATGATCTACATATCTCTGATTGCTTGAATGATTTACGCCCTGGAGATCACATTGAGATTCAGTGGAGAAGAAACAAAGAGTTTCCTTATG GTTGGTGGTATGGTGTTGTAGGTCACTTGGAGTTATGTGATGGAAATGAAAATTATTGCCGGTGTCATAATAGCG ACACTGTAGTGTTGGAGTTCCACCAGTATACTCCTGGCTCACGATGGAGAAGCACAGCGGTCAACAGGAAAGAGCATAGGGAGGAGGGGGATGAGGCAGATGGATTTTATGGAGGGATCAGAAAACTATACAACAATGAAGAGATTTCCAGGTGGAAGAGGCTTTGGCCGACTGAAGTGTTGGAATAG